A single Flavobacterium sp. 1 DNA region contains:
- a CDS encoding helix-turn-helix domain-containing protein, which yields MAQKKIHCDCLDTIKPVRDALDVISGKWKLPIIISIGVGNDRFTDIQESIPGITPKVLAKELKDLEQHKLIKRVVIGDYPVKISYRVEEYADTLTPVIYSLKDWGVNHRKKVFDTV from the coding sequence ATGGCACAGAAGAAAATACATTGTGATTGCCTCGATACAATAAAACCAGTTAGGGATGCACTAGATGTGATAAGCGGAAAATGGAAGTTGCCTATCATAATTTCAATCGGAGTTGGAAATGATAGGTTTACGGATATACAGGAGAGTATTCCAGGCATTACACCAAAGGTACTGGCAAAAGAATTAAAAGATTTAGAGCAGCATAAATTGATTAAGCGTGTAGTAATAGGAGATTATCCTGTAAAGATTTCTTATAGGGTAGAAGAATATGCTGATACTCTAACCCCAGTTATTTATTCACTAAAAGACTGGGGAGTGAATCATCGAAAAAAAGTTTTCGATACTGTTTGA
- a CDS encoding NADPH-dependent F420 reductase, producing MKIGIIGTGAIGGTIAKKMAVAGHNVKVNNSGDVAKLNARAEELGVLASTLKDVVKDVDVIILSVPTIAIPTIPKDLLANVPENVIVVDTSNYYPFRDADIEEIKNGKVESVWISEQLGRPVIKAFNNLLAETLENGGKEPGAEDRIAMAVAGDDAEAKKVIAGLINDAGYDVVDSGDLSESWRHQPGTPAYCTELNAEELKQALADGIKEDAPSIRDKAIAGLSSLPSYPSHPDVVKFNRALFQKNPKSV from the coding sequence ATGAAAATAGGAATAATAGGTACCGGTGCAATCGGCGGTACGATCGCAAAAAAGATGGCTGTAGCTGGTCACAATGTGAAAGTGAATAATTCAGGCGATGTTGCTAAATTAAATGCTCGCGCTGAAGAATTAGGTGTATTAGCTTCAACTCTAAAGGATGTTGTAAAAGACGTAGATGTCATAATTTTATCAGTGCCGACGATAGCAATCCCAACTATACCCAAAGATTTGTTAGCAAACGTTCCGGAAAATGTAATTGTGGTTGACACTTCGAATTATTATCCATTCCGCGATGCCGATATTGAAGAGATAAAAAACGGAAAAGTGGAAAGTGTTTGGATCTCTGAACAATTGGGAAGACCCGTAATAAAGGCATTCAACAATTTATTGGCAGAAACACTTGAAAATGGCGGAAAAGAACCCGGTGCTGAAGACAGAATTGCAATGGCTGTAGCTGGTGATGATGCAGAGGCAAAAAAAGTAATTGCCGGATTAATTAATGATGCTGGTTATGATGTGGTTGACTCTGGGGATCTTTCCGAATCTTGGAGACACCAACCAGGCACACCTGCTTACTGTACAGAACTTAACGCAGAAGAACTAAAACAGGCACTTGCAGATGGCATAAAAGAAGATGCCCCTTCTATAAGAGATAAAGCAATTGCTGGTCTTTCATCTCTCCCATCATATCCGTCTCATCCCGATGTAGTTAAATTCAATAGAGCATTGTTTCAAA
- a CDS encoding hybrid sensor histidine kinase/response regulator transcription factor: protein MNSKKIIGWLFFLITYFSQAQYSNLKFENLDTSKGLSSSTSVDIFQDHEGFLWFGTIDGLNKYNGYDFEIYRNILDDSNSISNNRITVIKEDSQGRLWVGTSNGLNVFDRNTEKFHKIDLYQKKKKEADFREEINGLLYHKIDNTLWVATKNGVTKLLLDQIEGGSYDRIKFDYYNFNPKDLQSIDNNDVTSVVEDEKRNIWLVTKANHLHRYNPDTDNFTRFPIDFKGSQYLNHLPKQILIDKDGNFWIGNDLSHLFLFDIHKGTFKDVSPLKKSVPIFHLYQDKKGIVWISTDGDGIFLMDKKKGLLQHLIHNPNNPFSLSNNQPSKVLEDKNGIYWIASYNSGVSKLAISKSSFGHYFYKPESNEGLSAKTAQSVLEDGKKRIWIGTDGGGLNLFDEKKGTFKHFMAKSGDPNSLSSDKITYLLEGSNNILWVCTWDGGLNKFETDKGIAKSYQYNRNNPFSIGQNTVWYAEKDSQNRLWLGTSTAGLNLFDPVTEKFYQYKNIPEDPKSIISNFVFSLFIDSKNRLFTGTAQGLCYTELAKLKGRIPEKMPFTEIKIKNILGNRVNHIIEDYKRNIWVGTDMGLYELDSNLNLKNSYSSLNGLPNNLVVGIQEDNNRNLWITTKGGLSLLNPRTRAFKNFNVHDGLQGAEFQSKSIDKTHDGRIIVGGINGFNIFNPNSISLKSNVVSPVITEIRLFNKRINPGDTIKGRILLKESVSITKEIELHYNEGYISFGFVALNYQNPERVKYAYKMNGLDENFINAGNVRVANYSNLEPGTYTFEVIASVDGQWEQARKTTIRVEVLSPPWKTWWAYCIYVLVIFSALWFSVYYYTKKVREDKEQELDQMKLNFFINVSHEFRTPLTLILNPVDKILSDYNDPEEVKKSALIIQRSSRRLLHLVNQLLDLRKMDLGKTPLEITNINIVKFSKDVFLLFEDLAKAKGIRFVFDAPKKEIFGMFDPDKIEKILTNLLSNAVKFTEKEGSIKLSILELNRKKTKTILWFFRKSKLEREVEIRVSDTGIGFKKEEMKEVFQRFFHPDSSNTGTGIGLNFIKSLVELHKGEILVESQYQAGTTFIVRLPVDLPVEKKQSANFYQASTYQVDKNSITSAEYEIAISNETEDVVLSDIDKGNRPVVLIVEDNKELRNHLKNELSNQFQVKEAANGLIGLEVIKKHYPDIVISDVMMPEMDGFELCRQVKNDIETSHIPVVLLTARSLEEDRIEGYDTGADEYLSKPFNINVLKARIKNLLEARKRAKERFASIGRILPSSEIATNTIDEMFLDKTTKIVLDNISDPDFALEDIIKELGLGRSQFYRKISSITGQNPSNFIRTIRLKYASELLLSKQYSIKELTHMCGFNSSAYFTKTFKELFGLTPTQYVEQKQDQ from the coding sequence ATGAATAGCAAAAAAATAATAGGGTGGTTGTTTTTCTTGATTACCTATTTTTCACAGGCACAATACTCTAATTTGAAGTTTGAAAACTTGGATACTTCAAAAGGGCTTTCGAGCAGTACTTCGGTTGATATTTTTCAGGATCATGAAGGGTTTTTATGGTTTGGAACGATTGACGGTCTTAATAAGTACAATGGATACGATTTTGAAATTTATCGTAATATTCTTGATGACTCTAATTCTATCAGTAACAATAGAATTACTGTGATAAAAGAAGATAGTCAAGGACGTTTATGGGTTGGGACTAGCAATGGATTAAATGTTTTTGACAGAAATACTGAAAAATTTCATAAGATTGATCTATATCAAAAAAAGAAAAAGGAGGCGGATTTTCGAGAGGAAATCAACGGACTTTTGTACCATAAAATTGATAATACCCTTTGGGTAGCTACCAAAAACGGAGTTACCAAACTCTTGTTAGACCAGATTGAAGGTGGTTCTTATGATAGGATTAAGTTTGATTATTATAATTTTAATCCAAAGGATTTACAATCAATAGATAACAATGATGTTACAAGTGTTGTCGAGGATGAAAAAAGAAATATCTGGCTCGTAACCAAGGCAAATCATCTGCATAGATATAATCCCGATACAGATAATTTTACAAGATTTCCGATTGATTTCAAAGGGAGTCAATATTTGAATCATTTGCCAAAACAAATTTTAATAGACAAAGATGGTAATTTTTGGATTGGAAATGATTTGTCTCATTTGTTTTTGTTTGACATACATAAAGGGACTTTTAAGGATGTATCTCCTTTAAAGAAAAGTGTTCCAATTTTTCATCTTTATCAAGACAAAAAAGGTATTGTCTGGATTTCTACAGATGGGGATGGGATATTTTTAATGGATAAAAAGAAAGGTTTACTGCAACACTTGATACATAATCCAAATAATCCTTTTTCATTATCAAACAACCAGCCTTCGAAAGTTTTGGAGGATAAAAATGGGATTTATTGGATCGCTTCATACAACAGTGGGGTTAGCAAATTGGCAATATCTAAATCCTCATTCGGGCATTATTTTTATAAACCGGAAAGCAATGAAGGTTTGAGTGCTAAAACTGCACAATCTGTTTTGGAGGACGGCAAAAAGAGAATTTGGATTGGCACTGATGGAGGAGGCTTGAATCTTTTTGATGAAAAGAAAGGTACATTTAAACATTTCATGGCAAAGTCTGGGGATCCAAATTCCTTGAGTTCTGATAAGATTACATATCTGTTGGAGGGCAGTAATAATATTCTTTGGGTATGTACGTGGGATGGCGGCTTGAACAAGTTTGAAACCGATAAAGGAATAGCTAAATCGTATCAATACAATCGAAATAATCCTTTTTCAATAGGACAGAATACAGTCTGGTATGCCGAAAAGGATTCCCAAAACAGATTATGGTTGGGAACATCAACGGCAGGCTTAAATTTATTTGATCCCGTTACTGAAAAATTTTACCAATACAAGAATATTCCGGAAGATCCAAAAAGCATCATAAGCAATTTTGTCTTTTCACTTTTTATTGATTCAAAAAACAGACTATTCACAGGTACTGCACAGGGATTATGTTATACGGAGTTGGCCAAACTTAAAGGACGGATACCTGAAAAAATGCCATTCACGGAAATTAAAATAAAAAACATTCTAGGGAACCGCGTTAATCATATAATCGAGGATTATAAGCGAAATATTTGGGTTGGAACCGATATGGGATTGTATGAACTTGATTCCAATTTGAATTTAAAAAATTCCTATTCTTCCTTGAATGGACTGCCAAATAATTTAGTCGTGGGTATCCAAGAAGACAATAACCGGAATTTATGGATTACAACCAAAGGCGGTTTGTCGCTACTTAATCCGAGAACGAGGGCGTTTAAAAATTTTAATGTGCATGATGGGTTACAGGGAGCGGAATTTCAAAGCAAGTCTATCGACAAGACCCATGACGGGCGCATTATTGTGGGTGGTATAAATGGTTTTAATATTTTTAATCCAAATAGTATTTCTTTAAAATCAAATGTAGTAAGTCCTGTCATTACAGAAATTAGACTGTTCAATAAAAGGATAAATCCAGGTGATACCATCAAGGGAAGGATACTGTTAAAAGAATCGGTAAGTATTACGAAAGAAATTGAACTTCATTATAACGAGGGATATATTTCTTTTGGTTTTGTCGCGCTAAATTATCAAAATCCGGAACGCGTTAAATATGCCTACAAGATGAATGGGTTGGATGAAAACTTCATTAATGCCGGTAATGTCAGGGTGGCTAACTATTCTAATTTAGAGCCGGGTACTTATACATTTGAAGTAATAGCCTCAGTAGACGGCCAGTGGGAGCAGGCAAGAAAAACCACAATTCGGGTTGAAGTGTTGTCGCCACCATGGAAGACTTGGTGGGCTTATTGCATTTATGTACTGGTGATTTTTTCGGCACTTTGGTTCTCTGTGTATTATTACACTAAAAAGGTAAGGGAAGACAAAGAGCAGGAATTAGATCAAATGAAATTAAACTTTTTTATCAATGTTTCTCATGAGTTTAGAACACCGCTTACATTAATTTTAAATCCAGTTGATAAAATTCTTTCTGATTACAATGATCCCGAGGAAGTCAAAAAATCAGCTTTAATTATACAAAGAAGCAGTAGGCGTTTGCTGCATCTTGTTAATCAGCTTCTTGATTTACGGAAAATGGATCTTGGAAAAACGCCGTTGGAAATTACCAATATAAATATCGTGAAGTTCAGTAAAGACGTTTTTTTGTTGTTTGAAGATTTAGCCAAGGCAAAAGGTATTCGGTTTGTGTTTGATGCTCCTAAAAAAGAAATTTTCGGGATGTTCGATCCGGATAAAATCGAAAAAATTCTAACCAATCTATTGTCAAATGCAGTTAAATTTACGGAAAAAGAAGGCAGCATAAAATTGTCGATTTTGGAATTGAATAGAAAGAAAACGAAGACTATATTGTGGTTTTTCAGAAAATCAAAATTGGAAAGGGAGGTTGAAATTCGTGTTTCTGATACCGGAATAGGTTTTAAAAAAGAAGAGATGAAAGAAGTGTTTCAACGATTTTTTCATCCTGACAGCTCCAATACCGGAACTGGAATTGGATTGAATTTTATCAAAAGTTTGGTTGAGTTACACAAAGGAGAAATTTTAGTGGAAAGTCAATATCAGGCAGGGACTACCTTTATAGTAAGATTACCTGTGGATTTGCCGGTTGAGAAGAAACAATCTGCTAATTTTTATCAAGCCAGCACTTATCAAGTAGATAAGAACTCCATAACATCTGCTGAGTATGAAATTGCCATATCGAATGAAACTGAAGATGTGGTTTTGTCAGATATAGACAAAGGAAACCGTCCAGTGGTTCTCATTGTCGAGGATAACAAGGAATTGCGTAATCATCTAAAGAATGAATTGAGTAACCAATTTCAAGTTAAGGAAGCCGCTAATGGACTTATTGGATTGGAAGTAATTAAAAAACATTATCCCGATATAGTAATTAGCGATGTGATGATGCCTGAGATGGATGGTTTTGAATTATGCAGGCAGGTTAAAAATGATATAGAAACAAGCCATATTCCTGTTGTATTATTAACCGCAAGAAGTCTTGAAGAAGACCGAATTGAAGGTTATGATACTGGAGCTGATGAATATTTGTCAAAACCATTTAACATAAATGTTTTAAAAGCGCGGATCAAAAATCTGCTTGAGGCAAGAAAAAGGGCCAAAGAACGTTTTGCTTCTATTGGCAGAATATTGCCTTCCAGTGAAATTGCCACCAACACCATTGATGAAATGTTTTTGGACAAAACCACAAAAATTGTTTTAGACAATATCTCTGATCCTGATTTTGCATTAGAGGACATCATAAAAGAATTGGGATTGGGAAGGTCGCAATTTTATAGAAAAATCAGTTCTATTACGGGACAAAATCCAAGTAATTTTATTCGGACTATCCGATTAAAATATGCTTCAGAATTATTATTGAGTAAACAGTATTCTATCAAGGAACTGACTCACATGTGTGGTTTTAATTCTTCTGCTTATTTTACCAAAACCTTTAAAGAGCTTTTTGGTTTAACACCTACCCAGTATGTTGAACAAAAACAGGATCAATAA
- a CDS encoding TonB-dependent receptor — MRKKYQIPNLLSKKWGLIVLSMALVSTNLLQAKENTVEPSIEVRMVAGQEKIVTGKVISSENNNGIAGVTIVVKGTRKSVVTDFDGNYKIEVSSDDDVLVFSFVGLAKQEIKVGARSVIDITMVPIAANLEQVIVVGYGSQKKKDLTGSVTTVKAKEINGIRGGNAAEALQGKSGLTVVSSGAPGASPVVRIRGIGTNSDSSPLYVVDGMMTNDVSWLNPKDVESMSVLKDASATAIYGSRGANGVILVTTKKGKLGKTIISYSGSVGSQFVLNNYKVANGSQYAELMNTVALTAGQAQPYQNPSQYGKGTNWMDEISKAGLMSDHQVSASGSTENVSYNISLGYFGQEGVWNNTDYNRWTLRINNDYKLSSKIKIGHNFNVSSANTGQALTYRTVRSVLSGSPLIMPKNDQGGWNPMQNNDLINPVAELELNKEANTNNLRFVGDLWGAWDIIDGLQFKTSLGEDWMLTRFDQFLPQYSINPSFQFNNPSSYTENYSTNNTWLWTNTLTYDKKINESHRLNLLVGQSSEETQFRGLGATGKKYAVDNLDYVSIYSASINNRTVNAFLPAKSSRASFWFRTNYALKDRYLFTATIRADGSSKFGTNNRWGYFPSAALGWRISEESFLKQLSWLDNLKIRGSWGMTGNDKIFNNVAYALVTQSDEFHAIFNNQVNPAAGIVNDYNPNVKWENNVQADLGIEMSALDKRLTFEFDYFNRKTEDLLMILPIQGGSVGIAPTYSNAGSVQNKGYEVMLGWQDSKNNFKYGVSFTGSSFKNEVVDWNGLTTTNTAFSTNLQTRIQEGQPFNYFYGYKTQGIYRTQADIDSWNAYAVSKGNTAYHTAAKLGDLIYVDTNGDGQITSVDQTNIGNPFPKFTGSIALNAEYKNFDFNLDFTGSFGAKVMNNSYNDFTSPNNNMHTDWLDSWTPDNTGAAMPRLAAGSVNMNRTIDIMVFNGNYVKLRNATLGYTLPDSVTEKIGISKLRFYFTGSNLLYFTKYKGFTPELADGLDYNSFPISGSMQFGMNLNF; from the coding sequence ATGAGAAAAAAGTACCAGATTCCTAATTTACTCAGTAAAAAATGGGGTCTAATTGTGTTATCCATGGCACTGGTGTCTACAAACTTGTTGCAGGCCAAAGAAAATACTGTTGAACCTAGTATAGAGGTCAGAATGGTTGCAGGACAAGAAAAAATTGTTACAGGAAAGGTGATTTCTTCTGAAAATAATAATGGGATTGCTGGTGTTACTATTGTTGTGAAAGGAACGAGGAAGTCTGTTGTTACAGATTTTGACGGTAATTATAAGATTGAAGTTAGTTCTGATGATGACGTATTGGTGTTTTCTTTTGTTGGTTTGGCTAAGCAGGAAATTAAAGTAGGGGCTAGATCAGTAATTGATATAACCATGGTACCCATTGCCGCGAACCTTGAACAAGTAATTGTAGTAGGATATGGTTCTCAGAAGAAAAAAGATCTTACTGGTTCTGTTACGACTGTGAAGGCAAAAGAGATTAACGGCATCAGAGGTGGTAATGCTGCGGAAGCGTTACAAGGCAAAAGTGGTTTAACTGTAGTGTCATCGGGAGCACCGGGTGCAAGTCCTGTAGTTAGAATTCGTGGTATCGGTACCAACAGTGATTCTTCTCCGCTCTATGTAGTAGACGGTATGATGACAAATGATGTATCTTGGTTAAATCCTAAAGATGTTGAATCAATGAGTGTGTTGAAAGATGCTTCGGCTACAGCTATTTACGGTTCCAGGGGTGCAAATGGGGTAATCTTGGTTACAACAAAAAAAGGAAAATTGGGGAAAACTATTATTTCCTATTCAGGAAGTGTCGGTAGTCAATTTGTCCTTAATAATTACAAGGTTGCCAACGGAAGTCAGTATGCGGAGCTGATGAATACGGTTGCCCTCACGGCCGGACAGGCACAGCCCTACCAAAATCCTTCGCAGTATGGAAAAGGAACCAACTGGATGGATGAAATCAGCAAGGCGGGCTTGATGAGCGATCATCAGGTATCTGCTTCAGGAAGTACTGAAAATGTAAGCTACAATATAAGCTTAGGGTATTTTGGACAGGAAGGGGTTTGGAACAATACTGATTATAACCGTTGGACCTTGCGGATCAATAATGACTACAAACTGAGCAGCAAGATAAAAATAGGGCATAATTTCAATGTAAGCAGTGCAAATACAGGTCAGGCATTGACTTATAGAACAGTGCGTTCTGTTCTTTCAGGTTCACCGCTTATTATGCCTAAAAACGATCAAGGAGGATGGAATCCGATGCAGAACAATGATCTCATTAATCCTGTTGCGGAATTAGAATTGAATAAGGAAGCCAATACAAATAATCTTCGTTTTGTAGGGGACTTGTGGGGAGCCTGGGACATTATAGATGGACTTCAGTTTAAGACATCGCTTGGAGAAGACTGGATGCTTACGCGATTTGATCAGTTTCTGCCGCAGTACAGTATAAACCCGTCATTCCAATTCAATAATCCAAGCAGCTATACTGAAAATTATAGTACTAATAATACATGGTTATGGACCAATACGTTAACCTATGATAAAAAAATTAATGAGAGCCATCGTCTGAACCTGCTTGTAGGCCAGAGTTCAGAAGAGACCCAGTTCCGTGGTTTGGGAGCGACAGGCAAAAAATATGCTGTGGATAATCTGGATTATGTTTCTATATATTCGGCTAGCATAAATAACAGGACTGTAAATGCGTTTTTACCTGCAAAATCATCAAGAGCATCGTTTTGGTTCAGAACTAATTATGCATTAAAGGATCGTTATCTGTTTACGGCAACAATACGTGCCGATGGTTCTTCAAAATTCGGTACAAACAACAGATGGGGTTATTTCCCTTCTGCAGCTTTAGGCTGGAGAATCAGTGAAGAAAGTTTCCTAAAACAGCTAAGCTGGCTTGATAATTTAAAAATAAGAGGAAGCTGGGGGATGACTGGTAATGATAAAATTTTTAATAACGTGGCTTATGCTTTAGTAACACAGAGCGATGAATTTCATGCGATTTTCAATAATCAGGTAAACCCTGCTGCTGGTATTGTAAATGATTATAATCCTAATGTAAAATGGGAGAACAATGTTCAGGCTGATTTGGGTATCGAAATGAGCGCACTGGATAAGAGACTTACTTTTGAATTTGATTATTTTAACCGAAAAACAGAAGATTTACTGATGATATTGCCTATACAGGGAGGTTCTGTAGGTATAGCTCCAACATACAGTAATGCAGGCTCAGTACAAAATAAAGGATATGAGGTAATGTTAGGATGGCAGGATAGTAAAAATAATTTTAAATATGGAGTAAGCTTCACTGGAAGTTCTTTTAAAAATGAAGTTGTTGACTGGAATGGCCTTACTACCACCAATACAGCATTCTCTACAAATTTACAAACCCGCATACAGGAAGGTCAGCCTTTTAATTATTTCTATGGTTACAAAACTCAAGGAATTTATCGCACACAAGCCGATATTGACAGTTGGAATGCCTATGCAGTAAGCAAAGGAAACACAGCTTACCATACAGCCGCAAAATTAGGAGATTTGATTTATGTAGATACTAATGGTGATGGTCAGATAACTTCGGTTGACCAGACTAATATTGGAAATCCGTTCCCTAAATTCACAGGAAGCATTGCTTTGAATGCAGAATATAAAAATTTTGATTTTAATTTAGATTTTACCGGAAGTTTTGGGGCAAAGGTGATGAATAACTCTTATAACGATTTTACTTCGCCTAACAATAACATGCATACAGACTGGTTAGATTCATGGACTCCTGATAATACCGGAGCAGCTATGCCGCGTCTGGCTGCAGGATCTGTAAACATGAACAGAACTATCGATATTATGGTATTCAATGGGAACTATGTAAAATTGAGAAATGCAACACTTGGTTATACGCTGCCGGATTCAGTTACTGAAAAAATAGGGATAAGCAAATTACGATTTTATTTTACAGGATCCAACCTGTTATATTTTACTAAGTACAAAGGTTTTACTCCGGAATTGGCCGATGGGCTTGATTATAATTCTTTTCCCATCTCAGGCAGTATGCAATTTGGTATGAACCTTAATTTTTAA